One Chanodichthys erythropterus isolate Z2021 chromosome 22, ASM2448905v1, whole genome shotgun sequence DNA window includes the following coding sequences:
- the LOC137012228 gene encoding chemokine XC receptor 1-like has product MNNFTTPEKCTNFTTQSSGLMENLEICMYSINLFFSLPANSYVIWLIITGPLSGVASEFFILNLSVCELGICLNGLVFILSRWISSLEIIDVFLIGLSFTGRPLFQCLICVERYLAVVHPVTFLKYKPLRYRVICCTAIWFISLGSCLVCMYNLASDKICAHAWFLTMQLTLIISIQLYCLVTVLRALKQSGPGERRREREEENHMKRRAFHLILVTSVTMIILYFPLAITGISVILTTDYSPTVWFTSLTCFILAGFVQPVLYLHRTGKLSCLCSS; this is encoded by the coding sequence ATGAATAACTTCACCACACCTGAAAAATGTACAAACTTCACGACCCAGTCCTCTGGGCTAATGGAGAATCTAGAAATCTGTATGTACAGCATCAATTTGTTTTTTAGTCTTCCTGCAAACTCCTATGTTATATGGCTCATCATCACAGGACCACTAAGTGGAGTTGCATCAGAGTTCTTCATCCTCAATCTCTCTGTTTGTGAGCTTGGTATCTGTCTGAATGGTTTGGTTTTTATACTGTCAAGGTGGATCTCAAGCCTTGAGATAatagatgtttttttaatagGACTTTCATTCACCGGTCGTCCTCTGTTTCAGTGTCTGATCTGTGTTGAGCGTTACCTGGCAGTGGTTCATCCTGTAACCTTTCTGAAGTACAAACCTCTCAGATATAGAGTGATCTGTTGCACTGCTATTTGGTTTATTAGTCTTGGCTCATGTTTGGTCTGCATGTATAATTTAGCCTCAGACAAAATTTGTGCACATGCATGGTTCTTGACCATGCAGCTTACACTGATCATCTCCATCCAGTTATATTGTCTTGTAACTGTTCTCAGAGCTCTGAAGCAGTCAGGACCaggagagagaaggagagagagagaggaggaaaaCCACATGAAGAGAAGAGCGTTTCATCTCATTCTAGTAACTTCTGTGACCATGATTATCCTATATTTCCCACTTGCAATCACAGGAATCTCTGTCATTCTGACAACAGACTATTCTCCAACAGTTTGGTTCACTAGTTTGACTTGTTTTATTCTGGCTGGTTTTGTTCAGCCTGTTCTTTATCTGCACAGAACTGGAAAACTCTCCTGcctctgttcatcataa